The following nucleotide sequence is from Cryptococcus neoformans var. grubii H99 chromosome 5, complete sequence.
AGCGGAACACGACTCATTTCCTGCTCCCATCACGACGACATCGTTGTAAATTGGCTAAGCGGAAAAGCAGCCACATCCGTCACGTAAGTACCTCTGATGGCAGGCAAAAATGATCAGCGACTCACGTCTCGTATTTCTAGTATTTTTCGAGTGGCGCGCGTTGGCCGGCAATCATTGAGCAACGCAACTCTTCTAGACATGACAACAAAAACACCCAGAAAAAGGCTTCTTCCGCCGTCACCTCTCGCGCTCCCTGCATCATCCTTACCTTCTGTCCGTCTAGAAGATGAAATTCCCTCTTTACGGAGTCCTATAGACAGCAAAAGATACCCTGTGCCTCAGCAGACGCCGACGAAGCCGCCATCCTCCAAGTCTATTCCTATACCGGGGGCAAGAAAACGAAGCAAATCTTACGTCTACCTGTCTTCTCCGCATAGCCCAGATTCGGTCCTTCCCTTAACCCCAAGCAGCAccaagcagcagcagcccaCACCTAGCAGACTGTTTACCAGTACCGCAACAGAGATGAGCCGGCTTACGCTGGAAATGAGCCCTGTGAAGAGACATAAACTTGATGCCAACTGTGATGGATCTCATCAATGGGGTCACAAGGCTTGCTGCGGGAGGGACATAAAACAGAATGATGAAGGCCCGGGTCTGTCGACTGGTCGGAGCTCTTCACATGCCTCTGCCGAAAAATCAGACGTGACCCCGGAGAAGAACGCACTTACGCCGAATCGGTCGGGCTCGAGTGAgcactcttcttccaaattGTGCGCAAACGaacaaggacaagggcATACGGTCTCCCACCCAGGGGATTGCCGACGAACAACGGACGCTGCAAGAATATGATTTTGGATGACCAACTCAGATATGTCACAAAGAGGGAGACGGTCGCTAAAGATCCGTATAACGGAGAAAACTCGTCATGCCTCGTCCCGACAGAAAATACCATCCTTGAGAAGGTCGGAAGAAAAGTAAGAGGTGTGTGGTGTGCTACACATAGTCAATTAAGAAAACTGACAACAAGGACTTGATCAAAAGCGTGTCCGATACTCATGCCGACATTGTAACTTCAGTATAAGTGCACTACCAGTCAAACCCTTGACGGAAGGCGTGGGCGACATACGCTGAAAAGCTGCTTAATGTAAATGCCATTGCTAAAGCAGCGTATGGCTTCGTCATGGTGGTCCAATGGCGATGTGAGCCCCGAAGAGTCAAAGTGGAATATATTTGTACACATTATGGTGACCATTGGAAGATTAGAAATAAGAAGACCACCTGGAGTCCGATTATAGTACCATAGAGGGTTAAGAAATAAGACCTTGTATAGATGAGTTCATTGTATGCTCCATAGAGGCTATGAAGGATTCACAGTATCATGCGTAGTATGCCAATTCTTTTATCTATAATTCTCTTTTAGATTCAGATTCCAACATGTTCTTCCTGAAATAactctcctcaaccttttcGAACAAGGCATCGGTGGCTTGCTCAACCTGATTGCTGCATCAGTTGCGAGTGCCATAAAACGTACATGGATACTCACAGGGTGATCGAACATGTATGGAAGGGCGGGTACAATACCGATACCAACAGCTGTAGGTCCCCATCTCCTTAAAATAGCATTTTGGCTCTTGGCACACGCTCGTCCAACGTACCTGACGGCAGTGTGGATCGTGAAAGCAGGCAAGGCCATCGAAGCTACACCCTGAAAAACGGATCGCTTGACAGCTACCATAGCCAAACGGGTACGCTCAGACATGTTGGCGGCTTCAATGGGCGAAGGACCGAGCTGAGAGGATTTGTAGGTTGTAAATGAGACATCACCGATCAAATAGGCCCATGAAACACCGTAGGCGGCTGTGACCACCCAAGGGGGTACAACTGGTCGGAAAGCTTCTCCAACGTCACTGGCTATGCGTTCATTAAATATATGCCTATACAAATGTAATGAAAGTACATACTGTAAGCGGTGTAACGAGTGCCAGCCCTGACAACATCCCTAACACGCCTGAGATATGCAGCTAATCAAGGCCACGGCTATCAGTTGGAAGCTCTTGAATCGTAGACATCAGTAAATCCTTACCATATCGGAGGCTGGAGTCGGTGGAGTCGGCTATTGAATAAGTTAGGGTTCAGTGCCGAGACTACATCAAAAAGGCTTGTCGTTACCATTCTCTTCGACAAGGCCTTGCAGTTTATCTTCGGAGGCCTGCTCTACAGACTTGGCATTCCCTTTGGTGGAATCTTCGGCGACCTGAATTGGAGATTTATTGGGGGACATCGTTATCGGCTCCGTGCTCAGATTCAAGGGTAAGTAATGCAGGAGATGCTGGTGGGTTCGTCGAGGCTACCTTCTCTAACTTCAGAGATAGGATTATTTCCCGCcgccctccttcatttTAGTAGTGGTTCGTCGTAGTGGCCGCCGATGGCTGCTGGCTATACGTCACTGTCTGGCCGCCGGCAGCTCCGCCACATTTGTAAAAATGGCAATAATGCCGCCCACACTCAAATCCAGATTTAACTTTTGCTCATGTATTACATAATCAGCCAATAAAAGTTCAAAAGTGATCCGGTGGTTATTCAGGGAGGACGGAAGTTGATCTCAAGCGCCGAGGGCCGCCGACGAGCTTCTTCGGGCTTCTGCTGGCGAGCCTGGCCATGAGAAGCCCGTGCGCGCGCGGAGAACAACATGGGGCAAGCTTACAGCTTTTTCAGGCTGCTCTCCGGCGATTCGATCTCTGCAAGTTTCGTCAATCCGCAGCACATGGTGACAAGCGGTGAGGATTCATCTCTTACTTTCTTTATCCCATCCCTGCCATAACCGCTCCCTTCATCCCACGGCTCGCCATTATTGTCCTTTCACCCAGCTTCCGCCACTTTATCCCACCACCTCATCAATTCCTTCCCGACGCGTTCTGCACCATTTGCAAAATATAGCTGTCCATCCCGAGGTTGCCCATCATGTCTGGTGAGTAATGATGTATCATCGCTCTCGTTTGAATTTGGAGTAGGGCGGTATCAAAAGGCGCCTTTTATTTCAcctttctttccttggGCGTTTCCATCAAAGTTCCGCGTTCACGCGTGTATCAGTTGAGAGACCTTCCGGAGGCCACGTATGGTTGGCGGCCTGATTGTATCGTTGCCGACCTTACCTATGGTGTCATTGACATCTGTATAATGGGGCTGCATTACTGTGGCCTCTTATCATCACACTTAACATCCAAAGCGTACTGTTCCGTCTTCCTTTGTTCCAGTTGTCCACCCAGAGTTCCCCGCCTTGCCTATGAACTTGGCTGACTTTAGGCTTTCCCACTCCTATCATCTTTACCCACTATGGTGGAAAATATATGTCCACTCTCAATTCCTGCAATCTACTATACGGCAAAATGCAGACACCGGTGCCGACGCTTCCGACATTATCACAGCCTCCGCTGTTCAGTCAGACACCTCGAATCAGGCTTCTGCTTCCCCTTCCGCCTCCCCTtcagcttctccttccgaTGTCGAATCTGCCTCGGCCTCCGCGTCAGAGAGTGTCACAGCTTCGCCATCACCTAGTGAACAGGCTTCTTCGTCACCTTCACCATCAGCATCTGCCAGCCCGAGTGCCAGCGCCAGTCCGAGTGCGAGCGAATCACCCAGCCAGTCTGCACAACAAAGTCAgtctgcttcatcttcaccgtCTGAGTCGTCAAGCGCTGCACCAAGTTCGAGCGCAGCTCCAACCTCCAGCCCATCTTCCGTAACAGCGAGCGAGACGTCGAGTCAGGTATCATCGTAAGTCAAACAAAATGAAGTCCGGAATATGCTGATAAATGATAGATCGACGGCCCAGTCATCTGAAGCACAAAGCTCTGCGGTCCAGTCATCGACTTCACAGTCCTCTTCTGCTCATGGAACCATGACCTCTACAGGCTCATCCACTACcacttcatcatcatcatcaaccaCCGGCGAAACAACGGTTTCCAGTGCGCTATCCATCACCACTACCGACTCTGCTGGCCATACTATCACCACCGCTCCCTCTATGCTCACGCAACAGGTCACTTCAACTGACGCAGCTGGCAAAGTGTATACCATTACCCAGATCGTCCATAACCCTTCAAGTACTGGCACATCatctgctgctgatgaCGATTCTGGATTTTTCAGTAACTCTGGCGCCGTAGCGGGTACTTTTGTTGCTGTTGGTCTGGTGGCCACTGCCGGTATCATGGCattcgtcatcttcatgcTTCGTCGTCGACGCCGTCAGCGTCTTGACCGTGACgtttctgctgctgcatctgctgctgccgccgcTGCAGCTCACTCTCGCTCAGCAtacgatgatgaagatgatcagCCTTCTATGGCACAATACGGACATTACTATGCTGTATCTACGCCGAGCAACACAGATATCCATAATCAACCCCAACCGGAAATGGGCCCGTACCACGATTACGAAGACCCTGCTGGAGGGTATGACCCATATGCTGTCAATATGGTCAATCTCGCGCCTTCAAATGAAAGGCTATCGACATCTACAGAGCCTGGTATGGCCGGTTTCGGTGCTACAAGCGCTCAGGCCAACTATGCAGTCCAGGCTCCTTACGCTCAAGACCCTAACGGTCAGGAATACATTGCTGAGCCCCATCAGCCTGATTTCTCCATGCCGGTCCATGAGCAGCAGGCTGCTAGCGAGGGTTACTACTTTGACCCCAGCCAAGCGTATGCATACGCGCAGGAAGATGCGTATGGAGGTTTCCACGACAACACCCAAGACCAGTATATACCTGAGCAGCCGGCTGCGGTGCATAGACGTAATGGGAGTGATGGGAGTGTTTCGAGGTCTGGGGGGGAGAGAGGACTCAAGGTGACAAACTTTTAGATGATCTTTACCACATCTTCAGAAAAAAATTTACGGACAATTTCGATTGGGCTTTATTGGATCAAGTTGTGGTCAGCTTCTTATTTATCTGGACTCGATGGTGCTTGCAAAATTCTCACCTAGTTTAGTTGACGACCTTTTTacgtcttcatcatacGCTTTTATACGTGTTTTTTTTGTGTTTTAGGAATCTCCCCTACTAGCACCGGTTATACCTTCTATACTATGCCTTTTTACTGtattcttctctttcaaatACTGGTTTATGTAATGCGTTGTTGCTGGACGATTATTTAATGAAATTGGTTTGGAAGACCAGGGACGTGAgattgttggtggaggtCAATCACACCTCGGCCTCGGCTAACAGTTTCGAGCCTCGATTTGTTGCGAAATGCCCAAAGCAGCGACCGGCGGGCAAAAAGCAAGAACAGCAGACAATCCCCTTGAAGCAAAACCTATCCTCGGCAAACTCTCTGGATCCGCTTATGAGTCGTTCAGTACGATCCGGGAAAGTATACGTACGTATATCAACGAACCCAATTTGCAGCCCGATTCATTCCCCCTGCGAATGTCTTACACCGTCCTCAGTCGATCTTTTCGACGACAGCAAGTACATATCATTGCAAACTTCAGGACTATATCAACCACTACCGCACCTGCCGCCATGAGCAAGATTATTGTCGGGCCTTCAGAGATAAAGGGCGAAAGAATAAAGGGCGCGCACTGGAAAAACGATAATGGAACGGCGTTCAAGAACCCCTGGTCGTCATTCAATATGCCGGTGAGTATGTTCCTTGCTCACTTAATAACTCATTGCTGACACATTGTAGACTGCTTGGAGTTTAGCCAAGGTACGCATTGTTCCTACGGAGAACCTGGGTAGTATCAGAACCCCATGTTGACGTGAATTTGGTGCTTCGTTCAGTTTGGCTATCAAGTAAGCCATTAGTGTCTTTTGCCAATCAGCGCTTGCTAACGCATTCCTTCAGTTAGCTACGTTCAAAGATGACACTGTGAAGAACGCAAAAGCACTCATCCCTCACGTGAAGCCCAACTGGGGTGCTGATCTACCTCGGAAAGATCTCAAAGCTACTTGGTTAGGACATGCCTGTACGCTAATAGAGATGCCCGCCGTTGCCTCTCAAGTCAAGGGTAACAATGAAGGTCAAAGAGGTGTAAGGGTATTATTCGATCCTGTTTTGGGACCCCGTATGGCATTCTGGGGACTGGGTCCCGCTCGGGAAAGCAGTGGGTTGTTCATAGTCAATAGGATGTTGACATACTGACGGCGACCGTGTAGCGCCGCCTTGCGAGATCGAAGATATACCGGAAATCGATGTCATCGTACGTTTCTACTGAAACCGTTCTGACAACGTTGTAGCTAAACTTCACTTAGGCAATTTCACATAATCATTATGACCACCTGGACCTTCCAACACTCACCACCCTCCTAAAGACACAGCGTGCCAAGTATTCCTCGTCGCCTGTCCTTTTGCTCCCTCTGAACAACCGGCATATTGTTTCTGGGTTACCCATAGATAAGGGAAAGGTCATTGAGCTCGATTggtgggaagggagagaaatTGAGGTCGAGGGTGTCGGTAAAGTAAGGCTTGTTTGTAGTGAGTCTCCGCGGTATAAAAGCTCTCATTGGACTTAGACCTGATCACTGGTCTTTTTTTTAGCTCCATGCCAGCATTCTACTGCCAGATATCCTTGGGATCGAGATAATTCCCTATGGTCTTCCTGGGTAATCCAAGACCAATCAAGCACCGAGGGTACAAACTCAGCATCTGTGAGTAAATCTTTTCATGTTGGATATGAGCATATCTAATATAATACAGGTCTGGTTTGGTGGCGACACGGGTTACTGTACAATGCATATGGATATGCATACAGGTACTCACCCGACAGTCACTAACCCTAAAGCTTTACCCCAAGATGTTTGTCCAGCCTTCAAGGAGATTGGCGAGCGCCTCGGTCCGTTCACTCTCGGTCTCATTCCAATCGGAGCATACTCCCCCCGCCTTGTCATGTCTCCATTACACGCGGCGCCGGTAGATTCCGTCCGCATGTTTGAGGATACGGTACGTATGAAGTACGGTCAAGTAAGGTGTATACAGCTTACACAAAATGACAGAAATGCAAGCAAGCCATTGCAATCCATTGGGGAACATTTAGGATGACAAACGAGAGGTTTACCGAGCCGCCTGAgaagttggaagaagctATGGAGGAAGCAGGTCTTGAAACCAGTCTTTTCAATGTCTGCAAACTGGGGGAAAGTCGTAGTTACAAAGTTGACTAGGTTCAATAAATGTGTAACCTATTTCTGGATTGAGCACGCAGATGTACATAGCAAATTTCAATACATTACTGATTGGCGTCACATCGTTACCAGCAAAGCTCATTAGAACGTCAAGACGTAAAACTAATTATGGTACAATCTCTCTAGAATATTATGGATATAGCCACCACAAATACGaaacctcttcatccttgcTTCTCCTTGCCCATCGCCTTTGTCAAAGTGTCCTTGGGGTTCTCCAAAGCTTCCACGCCCTTTTCTAGTATGCCACCCGACGGAGCACTGTCTCCACGTCCTTCTTGCATGATTCTAGCCCTCTCATTCAAGCTCTCTTGATCACTCGAGCTTATACTGGCATTGCTTCCGCTAGCCAAACTCGATACACTGCCTTGCCCGTAAACAATACCATCACCTTCCTTGAGCTTCGTCTTGCGCTGTtcgtccttcatcttctgtaGCTTGTCGTCATCACAAGTCATGACGACAATTTTGAGACCGGGCAAGTTCCGTTTGAGAAATCCGCGGAAAACAGGGATGAGATCTTTGTTTGGTCTGTAGGTACCGGAATCATTGTCGATAATGAGTTCGTATTTAGCCGGGTCGactggaggagaagattcGGGGGGACCACCAGGGACATCTTCGGTGGGGTGGGTATGTTGAGATGGGTCGGAAGGGGACTTTGAGGGATCTGACAGACGCCGCACCATAAATTCTCCCGACCACGCAATATAGATCTATCACCATGGTAATCAGCAGCTTCTTTTAAAGAAGTTTGAGTGATGACTTACATTGACATCGGAGTGCATAGTGTGCTTACTCAGCAAATCAATCCCAAATTCTTTTCCGGTCTCGGTGAATCTGAAAAGGCCATCCAAGGTAATGATAAAAGTGAAGATCCTGGCTCCTTGGTCATGATGGACCAAGTCCAAGAACTTTTTTGTTACATCTTGATCAGGatccttgccttcctcaGTCTCTGGAAAGACGCCGTATTCTGTCTGGCGATCATAATTGTACAATCTTTCATGTTGATGGTGCAAAGCCTTATTCAATATTTTCCCCCTGATACCCTTCGCCGTGAACATCCCAGAGACAAATGGCTTGAAGTCCACATAACGATGATAGAGCTCGTTTGGAACCGGCCCGATGAGCTGTATTTCATTGGCTTGAAAACTGTTGAGTTAAGGGTTAGCGTCAATTAGGATTGGATTAACCTTTCTTTTATTACTCACTTGTACCTTTCCACTCCTTGGTCGTCCTTGGCCTTTGTTCCCGTCAGGCGCCCAATCATTGGACTGTAATGCTTCCACCAAAACCCATTGATAGTGTACGCTTTACCCATTTCTCTCTTGGTTCGGCCTAACATTTCAATGCTAACCACGACATGTgcatgaagatggtggcCTGCTAGCATGACACAAGTCCAGCGTAAAGCATAAGCTTTCAGGTCGGCTCCTGTCTTTTTTACTTTGAAGCTCTGCTGTTTAAGTCCTTGCCATTTTTCGTCTATTGGCCCAGTGTCGATTTCAAATTTACCTAGACGATCATCATGATCATTTGGGTCCTCGTCGTAAACCCTTACGCTAAGCTTTAATCCATCCTTAGGTACATCGGCAATAACCCAAGGAGCTTCCCAAACAGGCTCGAGCGTTTTACGGACAGTATTGGTTCTGAAGCGAAGATATGGGTCTTGAGAATGTCGTGATTTGTGTGAAGTAGTCGCCTGAGCGAGAATAAATGGATCAGATGTTTGCGACCCGAAGTCTGCTACTGGGAGATTTGTTGCTCTGTGGAATGTGACGCGAAGTGTGTACGTGGGGGAtgtagatgatgagagaggGGTGGAATCGTATCCGCCTTGCGGCTTGTCTTGTGAAGGCATGTGGGCGGACGagatgggagatgaaggaagaatacAACAGAGAACACAGAAGATGGATATAAATATGGATTTGCAGCCAACGGACAGGCACAAAGGGACTCGGAAGCCAAATGAACGACGGCGCATAGACCAAATATACCAACAAATACTTCTTCGGCTTTTGGTGGCAGACAAACCTTTAGACATGACGTCATGTCAACGACATCCATCTCACTCGTCTGGTGTTTGACTATTGAAAATCCCAAATgcacaacaacaaaatgCTACAAGATCGCCTCTAGGTACAAAATTACTGGCCTGTCTATAAGTATGTCCCGCTTTTTACCTTTTACAAGCATTCCTGGTAGGTCATACTTCCCCAAACCACCGTCGGATCTCAGTCAGTTCTTTATGCCACTTCTCCCATTTGCCAACCATCTTCTTAATCTCTGCTTCACTTGATCCTAGTTCTTTACCACTTTCAGCCATCTGATGGATTTTGGAAAGCTTGTTTGCAAGCAAATTATAAGCTGGGTAGAGCTCTTCGTACCGGTCACGAAGAGCTTCTGGGTCAGCACGCTGGCTTGGCCGACTTGCAAAGTTGGCGGCCATTTCGGACGGACTAGGGTGCGAAGATGTCTCGCGAGATGATTTGGATTGTTGATTCTGTGTATGGAAATTGTCT
It contains:
- a CDS encoding C2 domain-containing protein, with the translated sequence MPSQDKPQGGYDSTPLSSSTSPTYTLRVTFHRATNLPVADFGSQTSDPFILAQATTSHKSRHSQDPYLRFRTNTVRKTLEPVWEAPWVIADVPKDGLKLSVRVYDEDPNDHDDRLGKFEIDTGPIDEKWQGLKQQSFKVKKTGADLKAYALRWTCVMLAGHHLHAHVVVSIEMLGRTKREMGKAYTINGFWWKHYSPMIGRLTGTKAKDDQGVERYNFQANEIQLIGPVPNELYHRYVDFKPFVSGMFTAKGIRGKILNKALHHQHERLYNYDRQTEYGVFPETEEGKDPDQDVTKKFLDLVHHDQGARIFTFIITLDGLFRFTETGKEFGIDLLSKHTMHSDVNIYIAWSGEFMVRRLSDPSKSPSDPSQHTHPTEDVPGGPPESSPPVDPAKYELIIDNDSGTYRPNKDLIPVFRGFLKRNLPGLKIVVMTCDDDKLQKMKDEQRKTKLKEGDGIVYGQGSVSSLASGSNASISSSDQESLNERARIMQEGRGDSAPSGGILEKGVEALENPKDTLTKAMGKEKQG